One stretch of Pigmentiphaga aceris DNA includes these proteins:
- a CDS encoding response regulator transcription factor — translation MRILIAEDDSILADGLSRSLRQNGYAVDAVHDGASADAALAAQPFDLLILDIGLPKLSGLEVLRRMRARNSHMPVLILTAADSIEQRVKGLDLGADDYMAKPFALSELEARVRALTRRGAGGGPAVLRHGRLSFDQVGRVVTVDEQAVELSAREVSLLEILLQRSGRMVSKKQLVDHLCEWGEEVSTNAIEVYVHRLRKKLEPGVKIATVRGLGYCLERDTTQASA, via the coding sequence CGCATACTTATCGCCGAAGATGACAGCATTCTTGCCGACGGACTGTCGCGTTCGTTGCGTCAGAACGGCTATGCGGTTGACGCCGTCCATGACGGGGCGTCTGCCGATGCGGCACTCGCTGCCCAGCCCTTTGACCTGCTGATACTGGATATCGGCCTGCCCAAACTCAGTGGGCTGGAAGTGTTGCGGCGCATGCGCGCTCGCAATTCGCACATGCCAGTACTGATATTGACGGCGGCCGACAGCATCGAGCAACGGGTCAAAGGCCTGGACCTGGGTGCCGACGATTACATGGCGAAACCTTTTGCCCTGTCCGAACTGGAAGCCCGCGTGCGCGCGCTGACCCGACGGGGCGCAGGCGGCGGTCCTGCCGTATTGCGACACGGTCGTCTGTCTTTCGATCAGGTCGGCCGGGTCGTCACCGTGGATGAACAGGCGGTGGAACTATCGGCGCGCGAAGTCAGCCTGCTGGAAATCCTGTTGCAGCGCAGTGGCCGCATGGTCAGCAAGAAACAATTGGTCGATCACTTATGCGAATGGGGCGAGGAAGTCAGCACCAATGCCATTGAGGTTTATGTACATCGCCTGCGCAAGAAGCTGGAGCCCGGCGTGAAAATCGCCACTGTGCGTGGACTGGGTTATTGCCTGGAACGCGATACCACCCAGGCCAGCGCATAA